Genomic segment of Streptomyces sp. NBC_01210:
GACCGTGCTCCATCTGTTCGACGCGGGCCCCGCCGTGGAGCCCGGTTTCGGCAGTCCCTACCTGGGGGCGTTGATCCTGGTCGAGGGAGCCGTCCCCGAGCCGTGGCGCCGTCTGCCCGAACCGGTGCCCGGCGCAGTGCCGGGGCCGTCGGCGGACCCGGCACTGCTGGAGCGGACGCTCCGTGAGCGGATTCCCGATGCCGTCGGTGCCACCGAGGCGGAGATCGCCGAGACGGAAGCGCGCCTCGGCGTCGTGCTGCCCGACGAGCTCAAGGCGCTCTACCGGGTGACACGGGCGAGGTGGGAGGACTGGGGCGACGACTACGAGGCGGCGGATCGGGTCCTGGACGCCGTCGGCTGCGAGCTCTTCGCACTGGACGGGCTGTACATCGCGGACGCGGAGTCCCGCCCGTGCCCATGGGAGTTTGCGGCGACGGACGCGGTCATCACCTCGCTGGACACCGCTGTGCAGGGCCTGGTCGGCTCACCCGGCTGGATCGTCTTCGGCGACAACGGCGGCGGCGACCGGGTCGCGGTCGACCTGACACCGGGACCGCGCGGACACACAGGGCAGATCATCATGCTCGACCACGAGCAGAACATCGGTGCCGCACTGCTCGCCGACTCCCTCACCGACATGGTGGTGAACTGCCGCACCGACTGGCACTCCGGCCGTTCCTGGGACCAGCCGCCCGTGGTGGCCCGGGTGAACCTCCGAAGCCTGGACAGTGTGGAGGCCGCCGCCCACCCCGACCTGGAAGTCCTCGGCATCGGCGTGTGGGAGGGCGAGCCACTCAGCCTCGCCCCGGTCGTTGGGCTTCCTCGTCTGCGGACCCTCAGCGCCTACCCCGGTACGCTCGCCGACCCGCTGGAGATCGCCGAGCTGACTGGCCTCGAGTACCTGGACCTCGGGCCGGAGGAGTGGCGCGTCCTCCTCGACGCCGGCGCTGTCCCGCGCAGCCTGTCGGCCGCCGCCATCGAGGTGCAGGGCGACCGGCACCCGCTCCCGATCGTGGCCCTCGCCAACGAACTCCTGGCCCTGTGGGACCGCCCCCGGATCACCCGGACCGTCCTCGAAGGACACCTGGACACCGCACAGCCATAGGGTGACCGGATGATCGAGGACGATGCGGGGAAGGTACGGGCCGCGCTGCCCGCGTACATGATCGAGATCGGTACCGAGCCGCTGGACCGGCCGGC
This window contains:
- a CDS encoding SMI1/KNR4 family protein, with the translated sequence MPSIHDFATWEPLLRLVQASNAERLAEPGGYVTGQIRHGSWSVPVRRPHPLPGRAAQVEDMQDEFDAVERVQRALTADGADKVSFMMETAPDGKTVLHLFDAGPAVEPGFGSPYLGALILVEGAVPEPWRRLPEPVPGAVPGPSADPALLERTLRERIPDAVGATEAEIAETEARLGVVLPDELKALYRVTRARWEDWGDDYEAADRVLDAVGCELFALDGLYIADAESRPCPWEFAATDAVITSLDTAVQGLVGSPGWIVFGDNGGGDRVAVDLTPGPRGHTGQIIMLDHEQNIGAALLADSLTDMVVNCRTDWHSGRSWDQPPVVARVNLRSLDSVEAAAHPDLEVLGIGVWEGEPLSLAPVVGLPRLRTLSAYPGTLADPLEIAELTGLEYLDLGPEEWRVLLDAGAVPRSLSAAAIEVQGDRHPLPIVALANELLALWDRPRITRTVLEGHLDTAQP